The Henningerozyma blattae CBS 6284 chromosome 7, complete genome region TCGCATCATCAGACTTCCGTCTCGTCTAGCGTACCTGCCATATGACCGATTCATTAAGTAACGTTTATTGTCCCTTAGATATTTCCCAAATAGCATTTGTTGAAGATTCTTCGGACTCTTCTGATTATAACAATGATAtcgataatgataataataatgaagagGAAGTTGACATGATAAATAAACTAAATCAAATGAACATTAATAATCATCtcataaattataataacaataactatactaataacaacaacaataataataacagtaATTTCACCatattaagaaataattctaatccGAATGTTGTGacaaattataattatagtTATTTATCCAAAAGAAATAcacaatataataataacatcCATACAAACCTATTAGGTAAGACTTTACAAAAAACTTCTTTTCAAAGAccaaaaaattcttcatatCAAAGATCAAATTCAAGTGATACCAGTAGTTTTCATTCTATAagttcaaattcaaattcaaattctttaccTTTCGAAAACAATCATACAAAAGGTTATGTTACCAAGAGAAGACCCTCCAATGTTTTTGATATTcaatcaaagaaaaatccATCATTAAAGCCTGACTTAAACCATTCAAGTTCATTCGATTGCTTAGATTTAGATTCTTCACcaacaaattcaaaaaataataaacatttatcaaatcaaaatcattataattatttgaatactAATGATTGGAAAAATTTCGATTTATCATCAGATccttcaaattttttaaatgataattttaatgcCCGCCAACatttattatcttctttaaaaaattcgaATTCGAATTCgaattcaaatcaaaattcaataacaGCATCTTTAagttcaaattcaatttccgtttcaattaataactcaataatttcaaattcaaattctatATCATACCctacaaatacaaatgatGGTCAAAttcataaaataaaaagtacAGAACAATCTTCTATGCAAGATTCTATTCTATCAAAAGGAAATAATACAACTTCATTTTCAGGTACCAAGATTCCCAATTCTCAAGAGCTAGAACATTTTACTTCACTTAAATCTTCTTCGTTTGACcatgaaaaattgaattccaagaaaattgttattaaaaatttgatcTCTACGGCtgttaataatgataatattaatgaaacaaCTAATGAAATAATCAATGAAATCACTAATAACAGTATCCCTAACAGCATCCCTTCAAAAAGTATTACTTCAAGATCAGAAATAACTGATATAACGACTTCTTTTGATGGAATAAGATATAAAATAGTACTACAATTAAACCCAAGGGAAATTCAACTACTTCGCGATTCTTGGGCTTTAATGTTAAGCGAAGAAACTCCACCAAATAcattttcttattattatcataaaCTGATCGGTGACCCAAAGAGAAATGCCCGGAGATCaactttacaaaataaatcagatgatgaagaattaatgaCAAATAATGTTCCTAGATCGAATAATAAGTTAGATTCTAACGATCCACTTTCAAATGTCCCAATTAAAAGAGGCCCTACTTTCACCACAGGATCATTATTTTGCCATCAATTCTATGAAAATCTTGTTGCTATGGATCCTGAATTAGAACAATTATTTCCCACATTAAAACATCAATCTTCCGCATTTGCAGGCGTCTTGAATAATGCTATgttaaatttagaaaatttagaaTCTATGGAAGGTTATCTAAGTAATTTAGGGAAGAGACATTCTAGAATCTTTGGTATTGAAACCCCCTATTTCGAACTCTTGGGTGTGGCTTTTTTAAAGACTTTACAGGATCGTGTTGGATCCTTATACACATTTGAATTGGAAAGAACTTGGTCAAGACTTTATTCATATCTTGCTAATtctattttacaatttggAATTGATCCAGTTTTGAAGATTGATacaaaaaatcaaaatgtAGAATTTCCAATTCCAGATCCGGAACAAAATACAAAGACAACAATCTCTAGTTATTCTGATAaagatcaattaaatttttataaaaacaaaataattagattaaaagaagaaactTCACATCCTTCAATAACCAAGACGAAATCAGAACCAATAAATGAACCCAATATAACTATTAAATCATCTTCGTGGGATAATGAGATGAATAGAACCAAAGAAACACAACTGAAGAATGGGAAAAATATACttgattcaaattctttaaatgattctaataaaaatagaaacattaagcaattaaatcaaaatacgTCTGGATTGAATTCAACCACAGCTTTAGCACAGCCAAAccttcaaaataaaaaagattcGAAAAAACTATGTATCATAATGTGAAACCCACCACTAATACTTAGACAATATAAACATTTGCTACTATTCTATTCCACATTCgaaacaattattattagctaTTACTTCAAACTTGCAtcctttattattattattttcccCTATATTTATGACCCTTCTACAATCACCTTAATTTTTGCATTTacatattaatatttctttataaaaataaatttcattatataaaattaaatatagtCATGCTTCTAAAAAAGTATGATATCaactaatttttaattacaCTTCCTATCAACATTTTATCACATTTTATCacattttatatataaatatatatatattatttaatatccACTTCTTAACTAATatataagaaatattatatatcttACAGAATTTTAATTACTGTCCAAGTTGACGCGTTTGGAAATAGgctcttttaattcttaaGTCCGCGGAATTAAGTTAATCGTACGCGTAAAAATTTGTACGAAACAGGATATTTTGGATAAAAAATCCACGACGCGTCACGAAAATGCATCCGCAATTAGGCTCTCATAGGAATGAAATATCGAGAAGTTAATCTAAAGAATATTGAACAACTCATAACCACGATCTCATAACTACTATTTGGGTTCTTCACCAATAGATCCGAAATCACAAATCGTGGTCAACCCAATAAGGTATAATAATTAACGTGAACTGCTACCAGTCAGTGCGAGGTTTTTTACTAGTCATTGGCAACAACTTTATTGAAGTTTATCAATCCTTATACTTTTCGCTTAGAATACTCATTGTTCTACTATTCTAAGTGTATCGTctattttttaactttcaACGTAATATTCCTTAGAAATAGATATATTGAAATCTTTAGTTTCTATTGTGATAGTTgcttttcaaatatttaaccCAACGAACAAAAGTTTCATACATTTTCTATATCGAATAACACCTCGAACTACGGACATTTATTACAGTTGTAAAGTATATACAAACATTAATTACCAAGAAAAATAGATACCCCATCGCATCGTagattctaaaaaaaatattgaaaaaaaaaaatattattggaCAGTATCgttgaatatatataatattccattaaatttgttttgtttccagattttttattcatttggtttttttttgcttctGAATATACCTCGATAATTGCTTGTACCTATCataagaatatttgaaCGATGGCTGAGGAAAATTCGTTTCTGGACTCATCCTTCTATACTTCAGATACATTAAGTACAGTAGATCATGcaagaaattttagaaattcaCTGATCTTAGAAGAACTATCTCAAAGAGATTTGACCGCTGcatttaatgatgaaaaagatACCATTCAAACTcaaacaaatttaaaacttgCTCATACTAATAAGGACGgtgaaaataattctccATCTCAAACAACTCTAAGAGAACCAAATACTACAAAAACAATCCAAATATCGTCATCTCCTTCTTTAAGTGCCCTAAGCAACCTTTTAAACGAAAAGTCTAAGATTGCTGATCAAAAAATGAGAAATAGTATGCTATTAGATACCTCcattattgaagaagatgaagatgttGAAGATGGCTATagtaaagaatttttaaatctacCTGCATATGAAGAAGTACAAGTAGATAATTTTGGTTCAAACATCTATAGAAATAGTagcaaaaataattcaacaTCTCCAAATCTTTTGGACATTGACGGCCTTCATAAAATTCAAGTTCCCATACCATCTTCAAATTTCCCAATAGCAAGCCTTGAACAACCCGATTTCCTTACAACTCCTAGAGTGGAGCCTCCGAAAGCTGCTGTTATTGCTAGGATTCATTCACCTAGTAAACTGTTTTCGAATAACTTACTCtctaacaataacaataaccAACCTTCATTTGAATCAGAACTGTATTTGAACCCTTTAAGCAGATCTCATTCACCTGTCGCAGTTCCAATAACTACTGCACCTATTGGTAATGCAACTGCTATCTCCTCATACTCGTCTTCTCCAAACAGGTACCTAGATTTGAAACtttcttctaaatcttcttcaGCCACTCCAAGTCAGTGTGATAactcaaatatttataataatcaagGCAgtagtaatattaattatagtTCTGAAGAACGTTCAACTTCAACTGATTCTAACCAGCAATTGAATAGACATTTGAACTCACCAATTCCAACACCAGCTACAACACCCTTAAAAGTTTCAGATTCAAAGAAAACACCCAACAAAAATAGAACAAGAAATGGGAGTATTTCCACAACCTCAACTTTGAATACAACACCTTCCTCTTCaaggaaaaagaaaggtcttttttcatttttgaagaaaaagcCATCCCAAAATGACATTCCAACTGTAAGCCATAATCAAAAACAACAATACAATTCCAATCATTCTTTACCCACATCTTCAACATTTTCAGTTTCACAAACTTCATTAAACTCTAATACGTCTACCCCAGAAAAACTACAGAAAAAATCGCACAGCAGCAATAGCATATTTAGTTCTTTCAGGAGAAACAGGGAGTCCTCAAATGACTCAAGTCAAGCAAAGAGAATATATCATTCTAACCACCAAAATCAACAACAATCTCATAATAACGCTAAGAAAAATAACgctaagaaaaataatgacGAAACTATTGcttctaataatacaaGTGCTGCAAATAGCATAATAAGCAGCACACATATAACTAGATCTCGAACAGCTTCAAACGCAAATGTAAATACAATTCCCAAAATTTCTTCTGCAAAGACTAACTCAACTAGCAATAGCCCATATGTTAATAATGTTATTCCTCTTTCTTCCTCATCTTCATCCTCACCTATTAAAAGGGACGGCACTTCAAATCGGAGAAACATTACACCATTAGCCTTTGATTTAgcaatgaagaaaaatcaaTCATTCGatgaagataatgataCTGACAACCagatatcttttaaaactaCCTCCTCAGATGTTGAAGTAAATACAGTTCCTATCACATATCATCCAAACATTCCcgaattaataattgaagGAAGTAccactaataataaaaaagcaaaatCTTATGACCAGTTAATTAATTCTCCCAGTGATCAGCATAATATAATTGCGACTAAAAATACCAATAGGAGTACATCACAAAGTAAGGGATTATTTGAACGTCCCCTTGGTCAGCAAAACGCTCAATCATTTAAGAACGTATCGATCactgatgatgattttttccaaaaacCTCAAAATCCCTTTCAACCAAGAGCTGATTATGGTGAATCTTTATTCCCTAAAACATTAGACGAACAAGAAGTTGAATCAATTATCTCCTTAGAAAGAACAAGATCCATtaaaagtaataatagaaattcCATTGCTTCCTATAGAAAATCAAGTGATAATTACTCActtaaaaatcaaaatgaaGGCATGATTGTAACTGAGCCTACTTCAATTGTCCTTTCCACGCCTGACTTGACTAAATCTCCAGCCAGCAGCATTTTGAAAAGTGGAAAGTTCGAAAATGCAGATACTTCATCAAATTTCTCCGGAATGAATGAAAGTACTGGATCTTTATTTACTGGTGAAGCTCAATTTTCTCAACCTTCtcaaagaaataatatttcaaatttgcAAGATATCAGTACTAATGTTGAAAGCAACTTTTCTTTTACATCAAGTGATGAGCAGGTTCAAGGCTTAAACTTACATTCTGAACCATTAGGCTTAGAAGCTGATACAGAATTGATGTCTGATATTATGGAGTTTGCAGACCTAATTGACTTTGGTGATTCCATGAATTTTGGTGACACCGTTGATTTTGCTGAGTCTTTGAATTTTACTTTAGATCCCGTTGATAactcaaaaattaatattgtatTAGAGGAACCTGTGACGAGAGAACCTCACTCttccaaaaataattctacaaTGAACGAAGCTCAACATATAAAAAAGAGCCAAACGATTGATTCTAATTATTGGGATAAGTCTAGCAAAATGGATAGCAATAAGCAAGAATCAAGTAATGATGCCAACGCTTCAAAAGTGTCAATATCTACTACTTCttataaagatatttcaGATACAGAACAACCTCCACCAAATTACTTTTATGAATACCCAGatagcaataatattaattctacTGAAGAAGTAAATCACAATCCTTTTTCGTATGATCCAATCCAAGAACCATTTCAAACTTTCCCTAGTCAATCATCTGATAACGCTAAAACTCAATTGAAAccaaatataatttctgACGTTGAAAATGACACAGAGAATAATGATGTAGAAAGCCttcaacaaaataatgCATACTTCCCAGAAACACAAATTAGTAGGCCGATTTCTATGTCTTTCAAGGGCTTACGAGCACCAACGTATAATACTTCAAATACTCCTTCTATGATAAATTCCGTCCATGCTGACAAACAagatcaaaaaattaatccTACAAGTGATTCTAAAATGAAAGCcattaatgaaaaacaTAAAGTTAAAGTTGATTTTTCTCAAAATGTAATTTTATTCGAAACATATAGTCAGTTTGAATATGACCGTAAACCTGAAGTTGCTACTTGTAATTTACTGACTCCTCAATTGGctcaattaattaaatcagagctaaatgaattaaaaagtGAAATGGAGGTTCATATAGATTCTAGATGCTATAcccatttttattaaagacaattatcaatttaatAACTAATATAACAAAAATCCTTTTCTGCATTAACGTATaacattattttaaatggagaaatatatataatacacAATTTATGGTTATCCTCTATAAATTAGTTCGCGGATAACTTGAATTCacttatataaattttagtcatatttaaaaatatatctcaaaataaaatatattccataatatatcaatacaatagtatttatttttcttcctaatgaataaaaaaaaaacagtaTATTAATAcatatttctattataaaaacaataaaaaacagtatttataatataccATATATGCACACATCATACAATTTGAAGTTGCATGGCTTGTACTGTATTTAGttctataaatttaaaattttggtACTGGGTATAATTGCTTTTCATTTACTCCTCTTAAGTCCATTTCACTTAAACCAACAGTGGATCCAAATTTCTGGAATCGTGCCATATAATGCTCCCTTTTTTCCTGAGCCATACGGATTAATGCAGGCCAATATTCTTCATGGTTATATGTAAAATCAATATAGCCGCCATACAATTTATCTAATTGCTCTTTGGGAACATATTTAACAAATGGTTCATCAAAAACTAGTTTTTCTCTCGTCATTGAATCAATGAAAGGATAAattagttttaaaaatgacCAAGCCAACCATGGAATATTTGTTACTAATGCTTTACCCAATCTCTCAGGGTAATGAGTTTGCAAAACATGCAAGACTTCCTTCCCTATACCAATTGGTGGGATAATACTATTACCCTGTACTTTTGGAACGTCTGGataatctttaaaatctaTAAGTAAAGCTAAAGAATCTTGCCCAACTGgcataaaattaattactCTTTCAAGCATAAACACTAAATGTTGAACTTGAACATGCGAATTTTTAGTATTTTGCCTACCGGGTTTCAAATATAGCAATGGGCGACCATTGTTCTCGTAACCAAGTATAACTTGTTTCCCAGTTTCATTTTCATGTTCTACAAGGTCTGCAGTTAACTTATCACCATTTTCTTCACCAACATTACTTATTCCAAATTCCCTTCTCCAAGAAATAGATAGCGTTATTCTTTCAATAGCATCATTCAGTACCCACTTAGTGGCTCTTAAATATCTAAGAATGCATTCTTTGGATAACCAAGCCTTTTCGCAGTCAGTTAAAACTGATGCAGGAATTTTGGCTTTTTCTTGGTCGGGTATTTCCAATAAAGGATTGCTGAAATGctttaaaacttttaaatacATTTCATTTTGACTATCTGTTAAATCTTTTTGCTTTGGGGGTATTATCGATTTAGGTAAATTCTCAATAGGAacagatattttaattaaggCACTTTCTGGGATAActtctttctctttttttttcaataaatttttgaacATTTTACAATgctaaataatataattatgcaatattaaaatttttcagtataaaagaaagtaataatttatttttctttctttttaagCAAAAACAAAGTATGGtctaaatttcaaataaaatatggttaaatattaatgcttgaaatatttatcatttatatttgacGTTTagacaaaaaataaaatttattctgaaaatatttaattataacCCAACGGttcttaaatattcaatgaCTTATTACTGATTTTTGACACCTATTTTTCTTCACATATAGTATAAACAATATGTTCTTTAAATCAGTGGTTTTCGATACACGTCAGATTTGGTAAATTTTGTGAAACTTTTTTGGCTTTTTTGCAAAATTATCTTCACTtgacaaaatatttcactGTTTGAGTAATTGATGAGATGGAATTTTTCACTTATACGAGTTAGAAAATTAAACGACTTAAACAACCgataaaaaaagtaatgcgcgaaaatgcaaaaatttggaaatttcTGGACCCTACAGGTTCGAATCCCAAGCATTTCAGAATATAAGTTGTGGAATACTTTCAATTTATGATAGTAGTGATATATACTTTAATACAAGTACATGCaaagtttataaatatGGATAGAATTacaataaaagaataagaTCCTGTAAAAGGAAATACAATGGCTGGAAGCACTCTCACCGTCTGTTTTTGCGCCCTTTTAAGTTTGATCTCACCTTACTGGGTGGAGCAGCATGACCTAAGCTCTTGACATGTAAGAACAACTTATTTCTAGTATCAAATCCTTGACCACATGTACCACACACTTCCGTACCATATGATGAATGCAGAGGTTGTGTGTTTAGTAAAGGAATAGGAATTTGAGAAACGGGATCCGAAGAACTCTTCTTGTTGTTCTTCTTATCCTTTTTTGACTTAgcttttttcttctttgaaGTGGACCAGTCATCATCAGAGAGGTCGCTAGTAGATGCATTAAGAGATGCTAACAATTCACTTATTTTGTCACCTGCATCAAGTATATTATTCTCGACACTTGGCTCTGTAgacttttcttttttcaagaGCCTTTTTTTAGCTTCTCTTCTTCTAGCTTTCTTCCCTAATATTGGTAAAGTATCTTCATCAGAATTATAAACATCATCAACttcaatattcaaattccGAAGATTAGTAGCTAAATTAGTGTAGGAATTAGTTGTATCAGATTTACTTATTTCATCTGTTGAAGTATTAGATggattttctaaaatttcatcaatatcttcatcactTTCCATTTCTGCTAGCTGTCTTTCAATCTCAGCAAGCTCTGCATCGACATCTACACCTATTATATCGGTATCAAACTTTTGCTTACTATCATCATGTTTATTACTAATAGGTGTGCTAGGACTAGAATAATCATCGAGTAACGATTCTTCCTCATCAGctgatttaaattcatctAAATCAGATAAGCTATCTAATCCAAATTCGATATTCTCctttttcatttgtttttgaattttataaaCGTTCTTTTTATGCATTCTAGTACTCAAATGATTTTCTAATTGCTTGAGtgatttaaagattttattaCAGATGTCACATTCATAAACAATCACTTCTTCTTCCCCAGCTAAAGTAGAACtttctttaaattgatCAATATCATGCAGCTCTGAATGATTCAAGTCGATATcctttttttgattattgTCATAGTGTTTTTCTAAATCTGCCCAATTAACAGTATCTGCTGATTGCCATTCTTGTTCTTCGTACTTTTCAGCAGCTAAAGAGTCTTTCGAACGGTCCTTTGTggtttcatttttcaatttctcttttctttttctttcttcatCCAAATGtttcttatatttttttattctagGATCAAGCTTTTTAACAAAATCAACAAATCTTCGAActgttttattatattcatttcttGCCTTTTGTCttgatttttcatttctctTATGAACTTCTCTCTTAGTTTTTCTGTCATAAGTTGGTAAATACATATATTCATCTTTccaattaaatgattttagTGTATTAAAGCCGGACCACCGTTTATAAAAtacatttaaataatcataatcTGTATTGGAGCAACCAAACACAGGTAAAAAATAGTACGTTTCATCTTCTTTTATTCTATCAATAACTGAAGTACAAGTATTCTCAAAcccatttttaattaaatctattTCAAAGTTAAAATCCTGATATTTATCGAAGTTCTTTAGACTCAATCTCTTACCGTTATTAACCTCATCATTTGATAAACGgctaaatattttacttattatttgataaatccCAGCTGGAGAATCATCAATTCTGGTATATAAGGAACTATTGAAGAACATCAAAACTTCATCTGTAGTAACACCTGTTACTATTGAATCCACTTCATATTCATCTTCTAGTGGCGTATCATTGAGAATTTGTTGTTTATGTGAATCATACCAAGCTCTCTCCTGAGGATCAGACAAAACTTCATATGCTGCTCTAATTTCTGAAAATATTGCTGTTGCTTCTTCAGGGTTCTCACGATTTTTATCGGGGTGGTATTGTAGTgctttttttctatatgcctttttcaattctaaaTCACTTGCATATTCACTGACTTCCAAGAGTTCATAATAACATGTTTTCATCTTAGGATTAGAGGATAGTAGAAAATGtagattttaataatgcaaCCACTGTCATGCATTTATAGTATTAACTAAGATAAAAAAGACGAATTCAAGTttctaattaaaaaatttgatttaattttttttttacgtCATCTCGAGTTTGTTAACAAACAATTTTCGGACTAATTTATATATCCGTTCGAATCTCGGGAAAATTCTAAATGTGTTcctattatataaaattatattcttgcatttctatttataatattcatattgAAGTAAACCATTGATATATGTGcatatatttattgatCTTCGAtcttattttctaattcttttaacaTTGAATGTAAATAAGTGGCAATAGGATGCTTCACCGTATTTAGGTCATGGGTATTCATAAACTGGACATAAGCTTCGGTGGTAAAACGTTccatttcaaaatatcGATCATGCAGTTTGAAATGTATACggttaataaattttagaaatattaccCTTTctaaatgaatataaattgTTATAAGAGGCATTTTATAAGAAAATTTGTCAAATGGGATTTTCAAtgaaacaataatatttttcaatgcaTTTTGAAGTTGAATCATTGTCAATTCATCTACTTGATCAAGTTTTAAGTTCTCTATCAGGGAATTACTACCGTCTCCCTTGAATGTGTTGCGAATGTTATTTTCGGTTATTCTCAGAGATTTATCTCCAGTTAATTTTTCCAGTTTTTTGGTTAGctcattaatattttctgatTGAGCGTTAAGCTTGTTATTAAGTGCTTCAACTTCAGTTTCTTTGACTACTAAAATTGACTGTaaaattccaattcttGAAATCTCATTTTGCATTGTATGTTCCATATCGGACatatatttcaaacaaCTTGATAATTGTTCTGTAAGTTCTTCATTACAATTATCCTTCTTCAAAAGTAATGATTTCagattaatttcattttgagTCTCAGTCTTCAACAACTTATCCTggaaattaattcttttagtTTCACTGACTTCATTTTCCTTTTTGATGTCAGttagtaatttttttgtgcTAGATATTTCAGTATTAAAGATATCTGTTGATGCAGCAAGATTTTCTATTCTTTCCAAATGTGcattttgattttctaataatgagTTTAAAGAAGTTATTACCTTTTTACTCATGTCACTGATTTTAGGGAAAGAAACTTtcatttcttcaatatcttcTGTAATAAACCCTGAAGTTTTGTAAAGCTTTGAAAACATGTCATTAAAGTCTGAGTTCTTTATCtgagataatttttttataaatatcattGGATCATTATCGTCTTGGATTAACTTATCAAAAATGGGTTTGTCATATAGTTCAAAAGAGCGAAGAAAATTGTATGCAATTTTGATAACATTAGTTAACTGCACCttattttgtattaattCTGAATTTTGTTGTTTATAATTACtagtttctttttttagctcttttaattcttcagaTTGACTTTTAcagtttctttttaaatgtAAAATTATGATTCTAGAGGAAGATAATTGGTTTTCAACATTTCTTACTTCAGTTGTTAGAGTTGTCTTCTGAACTTCACTTTCATAGgcttttaatttgtttttctcAACGAGTTTTCTTATTTCTTTACTTTTAACgctaaatattttatgttggttttgaataatattaactAATTTTGGAAGATAACTCTTGAAATTAActactttttctttatatgcacttaattctttattattaattttaagtTTGCTAGATATCATTTGTAATTCTTTTGAATAAGTAAGTTTATCTTTCTCAAGAAGTTCTAACCTATCTGtaagaattttattttctaaaagaatatttttcaatttttcttcagtattttcattttgtctttttaaatgatatagttcattatttactgattttaaaatatcttgacttttttcatatttgcTTTTGTatgcatttttttcttcttctaatttctttaaattggCATTTAATTCTCTTTTCGAAGTCTTTAAGGTGgttatttcttttctcaTCATTAATCTGCGACTGTCAAACTTGTCTAATTGCTTAATTCTTTCCTCCAATATATGCACTTTTTCATTTAGTAAAgctgaattatttaaatctattTGTGGCAACATTTTTCCATTATTGGGCAATGATGTAAATAGATTAGTAggaatattttcatttagtTTCCAATTTGGCATTGAAATACAATATACAGATTGGTTAGATTCACTTTTTGCGGAAGTAATTTGTACTGGTACGATAAATGTATGTTCTTGAGATTCAAAATGGGAAGATATATTGCAATTAATAACATTTCCCtcaaattgatttattaatggagaaattttattaccaATGTGCCTTGTTTTTGGATGAttgcatttttttatattttcaattttattacgGCTATGTTCTTCACTATTCAGTCTTATAGAATTTGTTTTggttttaatatcattccACATGTTACTTGGCTCTTTCATCAGGCACAGCATTTGGGTAtctgaaatattttggttCATTGCCCCTTCTTCCTTACCAATTTTTGTGCTAAACTGAGGATAATTTGGAGTTTCATCTTTGAATGCATCTTGTTTATTCAAATCAGTACCTCTTAGAATACGATTATCAGATTTATAAGTTCTTTCGTTATTACTAATATCTTCATAGttatcttctttatttgCGGCAT contains the following coding sequences:
- the TBLA0G00140 gene encoding globin (similar to Saccharomyces cerevisiae YNL234W; ancestral locus Anc_2.9), which translates into the protein MTDSLSNVYCPLDISQIAFVEDSSDSSDYNNDIDNDNNNEEEVDMINKLNQMNINNHLINYNNNNYTNNNNNNNNSNFTILRNNSNPNVVTNYNYSYLSKRNTQYNNNIHTNLLGKTLQKTSFQRPKNSSYQRSNSSDTSSFHSISSNSNSNSLPFENNHTKGYVTKRRPSNVFDIQSKKNPSLKPDLNHSSSFDCLDLDSSPTNSKNNKHLSNQNHYNYLNTNDWKNFDLSSDPSNFLNDNFNARQHLLSSLKNSNSNSNSNQNSITASLSSNSISVSINNSIISNSNSISYPTNTNDGQIHKIKSTEQSSMQDSILSKGNNTTSFSGTKIPNSQELEHFTSLKSSSFDHEKLNSKKIVIKNLISTAVNNDNINETTNEIINEITNNSIPNSIPSKSITSRSEITDITTSFDGIRYKIVLQLNPREIQLLRDSWALMLSEETPPNTFSYYYHKLIGDPKRNARRSTLQNKSDDEELMTNNVPRSNNKLDSNDPLSNVPIKRGPTFTTGSLFCHQFYENLVAMDPELEQLFPTLKHQSSAFAGVLNNAMLNLENLESMEGYLSNLGKRHSRIFGIETPYFELLGVAFLKTLQDRVGSLYTFELERTWSRLYSYLANSILQFGIDPVLKIDTKNQNVEFPIPDPEQNTKTTISSYSDKDQLNFYKNKIIRLKEETSHPSITKTKSEPINEPNITIKSSSWDNEMNRTKETQLKNGKNILDSNSLNDSNKNRNIKQLNQNTSGLNSTTALAQPNLQNKKDSKKLCIIM
- the TBLA0G00150 gene encoding uncharacterized protein (similar to Saccharomyces cerevisiae BNI4 (YNL233W); ancestral locus Anc_2.10), which produces MAEENSFLDSSFYTSDTLSTVDHARNFRNSLILEELSQRDLTAAFNDEKDTIQTQTNLKLAHTNKDGENNSPSQTTLREPNTTKTIQISSSPSLSALSNLLNEKSKIADQKMRNSMLLDTSIIEEDEDVEDGYSKEFLNLPAYEEVQVDNFGSNIYRNSSKNNSTSPNLLDIDGLHKIQVPIPSSNFPIASLEQPDFLTTPRVEPPKAAVIARIHSPSKLFSNNLLSNNNNNQPSFESELYLNPLSRSHSPVAVPITTAPIGNATAISSYSSSPNRYLDLKLSSKSSSATPSQCDNSNIYNNQGSSNINYSSEERSTSTDSNQQLNRHLNSPIPTPATTPLKVSDSKKTPNKNRTRNGSISTTSTLNTTPSSSRKKKGLFSFLKKKPSQNDIPTVSHNQKQQYNSNHSLPTSSTFSVSQTSLNSNTSTPEKLQKKSHSSNSIFSSFRRNRESSNDSSQAKRIYHSNHQNQQQSHNNAKKNNAKKNNDETIASNNTSAANSIISSTHITRSRTASNANVNTIPKISSAKTNSTSNSPYVNNVIPLSSSSSSSPIKRDGTSNRRNITPLAFDLAMKKNQSFDEDNDTDNQISFKTTSSDVEVNTVPITYHPNIPELIIEGSTTNNKKAKSYDQLINSPSDQHNIIATKNTNRSTSQSKGLFERPLGQQNAQSFKNVSITDDDFFQKPQNPFQPRADYGESLFPKTLDEQEVESIISLERTRSIKSNNRNSIASYRKSSDNYSLKNQNEGMIVTEPTSIVLSTPDLTKSPASSILKSGKFENADTSSNFSGMNESTGSLFTGEAQFSQPSQRNNISNLQDISTNVESNFSFTSSDEQVQGLNLHSEPLGLEADTELMSDIMEFADLIDFGDSMNFGDTVDFAESLNFTLDPVDNSKINIVLEEPVTREPHSSKNNSTMNEAQHIKKSQTIDSNYWDKSSKMDSNKQESSNDANASKVSISTTSYKDISDTEQPPPNYFYEYPDSNNINSTEEVNHNPFSYDPIQEPFQTFPSQSSDNAKTQLKPNIISDVENDTENNDVESLQQNNAYFPETQISRPISMSFKGLRAPTYNTSNTPSMINSVHADKQDQKINPTSDSKMKAINEKHKVKVDFSQNVILFETYSQFEYDRKPEVATCNLLTPQLAQLIKSELNELKSEMEVHIDSRCYTHFY